Below is a genomic region from Jiangella gansuensis DSM 44835.
TCATCCAGGAGGCGCTCACCAACACCATCAAGCACGCCGGCCCGTCGGCCGCCACCGTCCACGTCCGGTACCTGCCGACCGAGCTGCACCTCCAGGTCTGCGACGACGGCCACGGTGTCGCGGCGGCGCTGGAGGGCGGCCGGCCGGGTCACGGCCTGCTCGGTATGCGCGAACGAGTCGCCCTCTATGGTGGAACCCTCGCGGTCGGCCCGCGCCGCGGCGGGGGTTTCGAGGTGCGGGCGAAGATCCCCTACGACGAGGCCGCCCGCGCGGCGAACGCGTCGCGGAACATGACCGAACAGAACGGAACGGTGTGACGATGACGGCCCAGCCCATCCGGGTGCTCCTGGTCGACGACCAGCCGCTGCTGCGCACCGGGTTCCGCATGATCCTCGAGGCGGAGGCCGACATCGCCGTCGTGGGTGAGTCCGGTGACGGTGAGGCCGCGGTGGCCGACACCCGGGCGCTGCAGCCCGACGTGGTGCTCATGGACATCCGGATGCCGCGCATGGACGGCGTGCAGGCCACCCGGCTGATCACGGGCGCCGAGCGCGCCGCCGCGCCGCGGGTGCTGGTGCTCACCACGTTCGATCTGGACGAATACGTCGTCGAGGCGCTGCGGGCCGGTGCCAGCGGGTTCCTGCTCAAGGACGTGCCGGCCGAGGATCTGGTGACGGCCATCCGGACGGTGTCGCGGGGCGACGCCGTGGTGGCGCCGAGCATCACCCGCCGGCTGCTCGACATGTTCGCGACCCGTTTCCCGGCCGCCGACTCCCCCACCCCGGCCAACCTGAAGCACCTCACCGACCGCGAGCGTGAGGTGCTGACGCTGGTGGCCCGCGGCTACTCCAACGCCGAGATCGCCGCCGAGCTCGTGGTGTCCGAGACCACGGTGAAGACGCACGTGGGCAACGTGCTCACGAAGCTGGGGCTGCGCGACCGGGTTCAGGCGGCCGTGTTCGCCTACGAGAGCGGCCTGGTCCAGCCCGGCGCCATCTGACCCGTCCGCCGCCCGGACGGGCGTGGCGCCGAGTCTCGTCGTACTCCTCGCGGACGACCCCCGCTCCCGGGTCGTCCCCACGACGGAGCGGGCAGACCGTGCCGTTCGCCGATCATCTCGCCGGGTCGGAGTCCTAGCGTGGAACACGATAGAACGACCAGCTGACGAGGAGCGCACCGGTGACGACGGATCCCAGCTCGCCGCGCACGGCGGCCCGCGCCGCGGACCTGACCAAGATCTACGGGACGGGCGACACCGAGGTCGCCGCGCTCGGCGGCGTGTCGGTGGAGTTCGCCGCCGGCCAGTTCACCGCCATCATGGGCCCGTCCGGGTCCGGCAAGTCCACGCTCATGCACTGCATGGCGGCCCTGGACTCGGCGACGTCGGGCGAGGTGTACATCGGCGACACCGAACTGAGCAAGCTCAACGACAAGGAGCTGACGAAGCTGCGCCGTGACAGCGTCGGCTTCATCTTCCAGGCGTTCAACCTGGTGCCGACGCTGACGGCGCGGGAGAACATCACACTGCCGCTCGACATCGCCGGCCGCGACCTCGACAAGGAGTGGTTCGACACCGTCATCGCCACCGTCGGGCTCGGCGACCGGCTCACCCACAAGCCCAATCAGCTCTCCGGTGGGCAGCAACAGCGGGTGGCGTGCGCCCGGGCCCTGGTCAGCAAGCCCGACATCATCTTCGCCGACGAGCCCACCGGCAACCTCGACTCCCGCTCCGGCACCGAGGTGCTGTCGTTCCTGCGCCGCTCGGTGCGCGAGTTCGGGCAGACC
It encodes:
- a CDS encoding response regulator translates to MTAQPIRVLLVDDQPLLRTGFRMILEAEADIAVVGESGDGEAAVADTRALQPDVVLMDIRMPRMDGVQATRLITGAERAAAPRVLVLTTFDLDEYVVEALRAGASGFLLKDVPAEDLVTAIRTVSRGDAVVAPSITRRLLDMFATRFPAADSPTPANLKHLTDREREVLTLVARGYSNAEIAAELVVSETTVKTHVGNVLTKLGLRDRVQAAVFAYESGLVQPGAI
- a CDS encoding ABC transporter ATP-binding protein — encoded protein: MTTDPSSPRTAARAADLTKIYGTGDTEVAALGGVSVEFAAGQFTAIMGPSGSGKSTLMHCMAALDSATSGEVYIGDTELSKLNDKELTKLRRDSVGFIFQAFNLVPTLTARENITLPLDIAGRDLDKEWFDTVIATVGLGDRLTHKPNQLSGGQQQRVACARALVSKPDIIFADEPTGNLDSRSGTEVLSFLRRSVREFGQTIVMVTHDPNAAAYSDRVLFLGDGLIVDEMADPTAEKVLERMKGFDAVGQA